CAGCTCCAGGACGCGGCCGCCAACGCGGAGCTGACGAGCGAGCTCGCGAAGCGTCTCACCACCCGTCTGCTGCCGCACCTGCCGATGGGCGGCGAGCCGCTCGTCCGCACGTGGGCCGAGCGCATCCTGCACGCGGTTCTCGACGCCACCGTCGAGCGCATGGGCGACCTCGAGCGCAACAGCTACGCGAAGCCCCTCACCGACGACACGGTCGAAGGCCTGCGCTGGTATCTCGACGTCCCGCTCCGAAATCAGATCGACGCCGCTCTCGAGCGGATGCCCGGGGCGACGATCGACGACGTGGCGTTCGTCTTCGGGCACACCCACAAGCCGTTCCAGGACGCGATCGCGCTCGAGCGCTACGCCCGTCCGGTGCGGGTCTTCAACACCGGCGGCTGGGTGCTGGACGAGCCGACGATGTCGTCGCGCGAGGGCGCGTCGATCGTGCTCGTCGACGACGACCTGAACGTCGTCGCGGTGCGGCTCTTCCACCAGCCGCTCGACGGCACGGTCGACGGCGACGGCAAGCGCGGCGTGTACGTGCCGACGAGCGGCGCCGATCCGGCGGGCAACCCGCTCCGCGCCGCCGTGGAGCACGCGCTCGCCGCCCCGACGACGGCGCAAGCGTTTCGCGACTTCGTCGCCGCCGTGAGCCAGGCGTTCGTCGCCCGGCAGCGCGCGCTCATCGAGCGCTTCGACCTGCCGAGGGCGGGCGTGATCGGAGGTGTGCGATGACGACGGAGAAGACGCCACCGGCTCCTTTCCCGCTGTCGCGGCAGGCGTCGGCGCTCGCCGACGGCGCCAGCTACGACCTGGTCGTCGTCGGCTCCGGCTACGGCGCCGCGGTCGTCGCCTATCGCGCCGCGTGCGCCGGCAAGCGCGTCTGCGTCCTCGAGCGCGGCCGCGAGATCCTGCCGAAGGCGTGGGGGGACGACGCCCAACCGAGCTATCCGAGCACGCTCACCGACGTCTGGAGCGAGACGCAGATCAGGACCGACACGCTCGACTATCCGGAAAAGAACTCCGCCAGGCTCTTCGACCTGCGGATCGGCGACGACGTCAGCGTGCTCGTCGGCTGCGGCCTCGGCGGAACCTCGCTCATCAACGCGAACGTGGCGCTGCGGCCCGATCCGGCCGTCTTCACCCAGCCGCCCTGGCCGAAGGAGATCGCGGCGGATCCTCGTCTCGACGAGTTCTTCCGCAAAGCCGAGCAGTGCCTCGGGTCGAATCCCTATCCGCAGCCCAACGGCGACCGCTCGCCCGCGGGAAACGGCTACCCGAAGCTGCCGAAGGTCGCGGCGATGGAGACCGCGGCCAAGGCGCTCGGCCTGCCGTTCTCGTGCCCGCCGATCAACGTGAGCTTCGAGAAGAAGCCGAACGCCTTCGGCGTCCCGCAGGAGGCCTGCGTGCTGTGCGGCGACTGCGTCACGGGATGCAACTACGGCGCGAAGAACACGACCCTCATGAACTACCTCCCCGGCGCGAAGAAGCACGGGGCGGAGATCTTCACCATGGCCTGCGTCGAGTCGGTCGCGCTCGTCGACGGGACCTGGCAGGTCGAGCTTCTCGATTGCGCCGGCTCGACCGCGCGCCCTCTGACCGTGCGCGCATCCAGCGTCGTCCTCGGCGCCGGCACGCTCGGCTCGACCGAGATCCTCCTGCGCTCGAAGGCGAAGGGGCTCGCCGTCTCCGACCAGCTCGGCGCGCGCTTCTCCACCAACGGCGACGCGCTGGCGTGGGGCTACGATCTCGACTGGCCGGCGAACGATGGAGGACTGCTGGCGGCGGCAGGCGACCACCGCCAGCCGGTGTACGCGGTCGGCGCCGGCAGCCGTCTGACGCCGGGCACGACGACGGAGCCCGCGCGCGAGGCGTGGCTGCGACCGGGCCCGTGCATCGCGGGTCTCATCGACGCGCGCAAGAAGCTCGACGCGCGCACGAACGAGCCGCCCGCGGCCGAGGATGCGGGCTGCATCATCGAGGAAGGCGTGATCCCGGGCGCGTTCGCCGAGGTCGCGCCGGCGCTCGGATTCTTCGGTGACGCGCTCGCCGGCGACTTCTTTCGCTACGGCGACGGACGCCTCCGCCTGCAGGACGCGCAAGCGATCGCCACCGCCATCCGCGAGAATCCCGCCGGCATCGGAGAGCAGGCGTACCGCGGACCGCTCAGCCGCACGCTGAGCTACCTCGTCATGAGCCGCGACGACGCGAGCGGCCGGCTCGTGCTCGAGAACGACCGCGTGCGCGTGCGCTGGCCGGGCGCGGGCAAGGAGCGCGTCTTCCGGCGCGACGACCGTACGCTGCGCAAGGTCAACGAGGTGCTGCGCGGCAACTTCCTGCCCGATCCGCTGTGGAGCGACGCGCTCGGTCGCCAGCTGATCACCGTGCACCCGCTCGGTGGCTGTCCGATGGCGGAGAACGGCGCGGAGGGTGTCGTCAATCACCAGGGGCGCGTGTTCACCGGCGCGGGCACCGAGGTCTACCCGTCGCTCTTCGTGTGCGACGGCTCGATCATCCCGACGGCGCTCGGCGTCAATCCGCTGCTGACGATCACCGCGCTCGCCGAGCGCACGGCGGAGTTCGTGCTGCAGCAGCTCCAGCAGACGTCGAGCGTCGCGGCGCCACCGGCGGCGAGCGTCGCGCCGGTCGCAGCTTCGGAAACGCGGCCGATGACCCCTACGCTCGCGCTCGACGATGCTCAGGAAAAGCTCAAGGATTACCTCATGACGCTCCTGCGGCCGTGGGTCGCCGCCGAGGCGGAGACGGCCGTGAGCGCCGCTCTCGCAGCCTTGCCAGGCGATGGCGCCGTGATCGACGCCCAGGCCAAGGAGGAGCTCGTCAAGCAGAAGACGACCGAGATCATGGACGATCTCGAAGCACGTTTCCTCATGCCGCTGGCGACGACGGCAGTTGCGCTCCTGCGTTGCTTGTCCTCTCCGAGCTCGCCGGAGAGCGAGAAGTCGCGTCTCCAGGAAGCCGTCGCCGGGCAGGTCCTGCGCCTCGTGGAGCGCCTGCCGGCGGGCTTCAGCCCGTCGTTCTCGTTCACGGAACGGATGAGCGGGTGGGTCTCGGCGGTGCCACTTCCGCACGAGCCGAAGGATCGTCCGCACCAGCCGACGGACCCGTCGCACGCGCCAAAGGACCGTCCGCCGCAGATCGAGAACATCGACGCGATCTCGGATCCGTTCGAGATCGCCAGCCGCTACGGCCAGGCCGCGGGCGCGAGCGCGTACATGGTCGCCGAGCTCACGATCTCCACGAACGACCTGCACACCCGCGCGACCCAGCCGCGGTCGCCGATGTCGGACGCGGAGCGGCAGGCCTACCGATGGCAGATCACCGGCACCGTGACGTGCCCGGACGTGAGCCCCGAGCCCCTCGAGGTGCGCCCGGAGAGGAGCTACCTCGAGCTGCTGCAAGCCGATCCTCATCGGGTCGAGACCTGGGTGATGACCTATCACCTCGAGTTTGCGGCCAAGGCCGGCATGGGCGGCACGATGCTTGACGGCTACAAGATCCTCCGGCGCCGCTCGGGGTCGACGCCGTGGACGGATCTGACCACGCTGTTCGTGACCGTCACGCAGGCCGGCAAGCCGACCCGGCACGGCATTCTGCGTCTCTCGCTGCAGGATCTCGCTGCGCAGGCCACGACGATGACGGCGACCCAGAACGCCGACAGCGTCATCGGTCGCCTCCAGAGCCTACTCAAATGCCTAGGGGTCTGGGACGCGAGCTGGGACAGGATCGTCGGGCTGGTGAACGCGTACTTCCTCGCCGAGCTCGCCGGTCTCTTCGGCGAGGTCGTGATGCGCGCCTACGGCGGCCTCCTCGCCGACCTCGAGAACTTCCCCGCGCAGGACGACGCCGTGCGCCCGCGGCGCGCGCTGCGTCCGTCGACGCTCGCGCCGGAGCAACATCCGCTCACCACCGCCGACGGCGGCGAGATCCAGCTCACGCGCTACGAAGCTCCGAGCAACGCGAGCGGCAAGCTGCTCCCGGTGGTCCTCGCGCCGGGCTTCATGGTGGCGGCGTCGTCGTTCGCCGCCGACACGGTGGACACCAATCTCGTCGAGTACCTGCACGCCGCGGGCTACGACGTCTGGCTGCTCGACTATCGCGGCAGCCCGGCGCTTCCCACGCCATCACCGTTCACCGTCGACGATCTGGCGCAGTACGATTGGCCGGCCGCCGTGGAGTACGTGTGCGCCATCGCCGGTCGGCCGCAGGTGAACGTCATCGCGCACTGCGTGGGCTCGCTCAGCTTCCTCATGGCGCTGCTGCGGCCGGAGGCCGGGCAATCGGGCGGCCTGTGCAGCAAGATCGCGCGCGCCGTCTGCTCGCAGACGACGCTGCACCCGGTCTCCAACTGGCTGAACGGCGTCAAGATCGATCTCGACGTCCTCGGCGTGCTGCGCGACACCTTCGGCGTCGAGCAGATCGATCTCCGCTCGAGCACGACGACCGAGTCGAGAACGATCGACGCGTTCCTCTGGGGCGTGCCCGTGCCGCCCGGCGAGGAGTGCCTGAACCCGCTCTGCCGCCGGGTCTTCGCGGTCTTCGGACCGTCGTGGGCGCACGCCCAGCTCAACGCCGCCACGCACAACGCCCTCCTCGAGTGGTTCGGCGCCGCTTACGCCGCACCGCTCGAGCAGATCGTCGAGATCATGAAGCGACGTCGCGCCGTCGATCGCCACGGTCGCGACGTCTACCTGCCGAACCATCGCAACCTGGCGAACGTCCCGATCACGTTCATCGCCGGCGAGCTGAACCAGATCTTCACGCCCGAGAGCTCGCTCATCACGCTCGAGTGGCTTCGCCACGTGAACCCGAACGGCACGTACGCGCGCAAGGTCTTCCCCGGCTACGCGCACATGGACTTCTTCGTCGGTCGCAACGCCTCCGACGACGTCTTCCCGTACCTCGTGAAGGCGCTGGGCGGTGTCCCGCCAGCAAGAATCGGCGTGCGCTAGGCGGTCCGGATCTCTCTGCTTGTCATCCGTGGGGACGAGGACGCCTCAGGCGTCCTCGTCCCACAGGCGCAGGATGCCGGACTGGCTCGCGGTCGCCATCAGCGTGCCGTCCTCGGCGAAGATGTGCATGCGGCCGTGCACGAAGCCCGCGTGGACGCCGTGGATGCGGATGTCGCAGCACATCCACTCGGTCTCGCGCAGCTCGCGGATGCGGATCGTGTTGTCGAGGCTGTTCGCGCCGGCGAGGCGGCCGAGCGCGTGGCCGGTCGCGGACGGCACGTAGTCGGCGATGATCGCGAGCAGGCCCGAGGTCACCGGACGGCGCTCTCGCGGGCGTCCCCACAGCACCGCGTGGCCGTCCTTGCTCAGCTCGCCTTTGCGCTTGTTTCCGTAGCGCCCCTTCGCGACGCGCATGTCGAACTGGTGGTGCAGGTCGCGCGTCTGGGCGTCGAAGTGCGGCATCGGCTCGCACTCGTCGGGCGGCGGCACGTCCGGCATCTGCGCCCACTGCGCGGAAACGTTCTGCGGACGCGCGCCGAGCGCCGCGTTGACGGTCAGGATCTCGCGGTCGCCGACGTGCCCGACGACGCGCGCTTGCGTCACGTGCTTGCCCTGCTTGGGCACGATCACGTCGACGTCGAGGTACTCGCCGGGCTTCGCGTAGGCGAGGTACTGCGCGGTCGCCCAGATCGCGGGGCGTCCCGTCGTGCGCTCCATCGCCGCGATCGAGGCGGCGAGCCCGACGCCGCCGAACAGGAACTTGTTCTCCGGCGGTCCGACGCAGATCCGCGTCTCGACGGGCAGGACCCAGCGGTGCGGGTTGTGGGTTTCGCGGAGGTCGAAGAGCTCGTGGGTGAGGGGTGGGACGACGGAACTCATGGCGTCCGTCCAGGGTATGCGACCACGCGTCTGACGCCAGTGTCGGCTGCTCGGATTCCGAGAGCGACGGGCCGCGCGTCGGTACGTAGGGTGTCAAGCCAAAGGAGACCCGAGCGCCCTTCCTGCACCGACGCCGATGCCGGCGCCGGCACCGCAGGGCGCTCGTTCACGTGGCCGTCGTGCTCGCCAGCCTCGTGGTGAGCCGCTCCAAGAGCTCGAGCTCGCGCGCCATGCCGAGCTGCTCGGCCTCGGCGCGTCCGGTGGCGATCAGCTCGGCGGCGCGCTCGCGGTCGCCGGGGGCATCGCGCTCGACCAGCATCTGCGCCCAGGAGCGGCGAGCGCGCACGACGTGCGGGCGGGCGCCGATCCGCTCGTTCATCGCCACGGACGCGGCGAAGTGGGCGTCCGCTTCCTCCCAGCGGCCGAGACAGGCGGCGAGCTTGCCGCAGTACGTCCCGAACGAGCCCCCGGAGATCAGCACGCCGGCCTGCTGGCACACCTGTCCCGCGACCGGGCGGAGCCGCTCGTAGAGAATCGCCGAGGTCGTACGGTCGTTCAGATCCGCGACGGCGTGGCTCAGGGCCACCATGTAGGCCGACCAAAGCCAGTTGACCGGTTGTTCGAACCCGTCGCTGCCGAGGATCGCGAGCTGCTCGCGCGCTTCGTCGAGCCGATCGGTCTCCGTGAGCGCCCGCGCCAGGGCGACGCGCCAGGTTTTCACGTCCGGGGCTCTCTCGACCTGGTCACGCAGCCCGTCGATGAACTCGCCGAGCCGGCCCTGGTTCAGCCGCAGATGAAGAGCTGCCCCCCCAGGGCGGTGGCGGCTTCGGGCTGCCCGCCGGCAACCCCGAACTCGAAGGCCGCGATGGCCAGCCGTTCCGTGTCAGGGTCTCCTCGCAAGCCCGCGAGCATCGCGGCGCCCAGGCGGGCGACCCAGCCGAAGAAGGGCTGGCGGAGCTCCGTCGCGAGGCGCTCGAGCTCTGCGAGTGAAGCCTCCGCTCCGGCGATGTCGCCCGCTTCGAGCAGCGCCACGGTGCGGTGGTACGCCGCGCTACACGCGAGCTCGCGATTTCCCAGCTCTTCTGCCAGCGACGTCAGCTCTTCGAGGAGCGTCAAGCGCTCGGCGAGCGTGAACGGGTTGCTGATCGCGACGATGCGCAGGACCAGCACCTGCGCCAGCCCGAGGCGGTCTCCGATCCGGCGCGCGATCGCGACCGCCTCGCGCGTCAGCGAGTTTCTGCGCTCCTGCTCGTGGGTGTGGAGCAGCTCGACGGCGAGCTGCCCGAGGACACGCGCCCGCAACAGGCTGTCGCCGTCGCCGAGGGCTGCGGCGGCCTCCTCGTAGAGCGCGATCAGCTCGCGGTCGATGACGTCGCTGCTGGCGTTGAAGCCGCCGGGGCGCGCCGTGGTCAGCACCGCGCGCGCGAGCCGCTCGCCGTCGCCGAGCGCGCGTGCTGCGTCGACCGCCTGCTGCACCGTCGCGCGATACTGCGGGTTCCCGGCGCGACGCTGCGCATCGCCGAGACCGATCAGCAGATCGCAGCGCAGCGCTTCGCCTGCGCGATCCCGTGGCGTCCAGACCCCGAGGGCGCGCTCGTAGTATTCGGCCGCCTCCTCGAACGCGAGACCCGCGAGCGCGCGCTCGGCTGCTTGACGCGCGTACGCCACTGCCTTTGCCGCGTCGACCGCTTCCGTCGCGGCGAGCCAGTGGTACGCGAGCTCCTCGACGCGTGCGTCGGGCGCTCCTTGCACCAGATCTTCGAGTGCTTCGGCGACCCGACGATGCAGTCGCGCACGCCGCGTCGCGCTCAGCTCCTCGTAGAGCGTCGTGCGGATCAGCGCGTGGCGGAAGACGAACTGGCCGCCCGTCACCTCGCGTACGAGCGCCGCCGCCGTCGCCTCGTCGAGCGCGTCGAGCACCGCGTCCTCGCTGGTCTCGGCGACTCTCGACAGCAGCGCGACGTCGAACTGCCGGCCGATCACCGCGCCGAGGCTCAGGATCCGATTCGTGGTTTCGGAGAGACGGCTCAGACGCCGCCCGATCACCTCGCGCACGCCTTCGGGGATGCCGAGCGCTTCGATCGTGCCGCGGTACTTCCAGCGCTCGCCTTCCTGGAAGAACGCGCCGCTCTCGCTGAGATGGCGAATGACCTCGCCGATGAAGAACGGGTTGCCCTCCGTCTCGCGTCGGATGGCGTGCGCGAGCGAGATCCAGGACTCGTCGAGGTCGTGGCGGGCCACCGCGCGAACGAGCGTTTCCACCGCCATGTCGTCGAGCCCCTGGAGCGACAGTCTCCGGACCTCGTTCTCACGCCGCAGGTCCGCGAGCACCGCCGTCAGCGGATGCGTGCGCATGAGGTCCGTGTCGCGGTAGGTGCCGATCACGAGGAGCCGCATCGGCAGCGCGGCGCGAATCATGTGCTTGAGGAGCAGTAGCTCGGGCATCCCGGCCCAGTGCAGGTCGTCGAGGATGAGCACGATCGGGCTCTCCTGCGACGCCGCCGAGAGCAGGCCCGTCACCGCTTCGAAGAGCAGGTAGCGCTCGGTCTCCGCCTCGGCCTTCTGCGGCGCGGGAAGGTTCGGCACGCGCCGCGCGAGCTCGGGGACGATGCGCGTGAGCTCTCCGCCGTGGCTCGCGACGTGCGTCGCGAGCGTCTCCTCCGAGGCGTGCGCGACGTAGTGGCGCAGCGCCTCGACGAACGGCCGGTACGGCATCCCGACGTCCTCGTCGCACGTGCCGAAGAGCACCGTGCCGCCCTCGGCGTGGGCGGCGCGTGCGGTCTCGATCGCGAGGCGCGTCTTGCCGATCCCGGGTTCGCCCGCGAGCAGCACGATCTGGCGCTGACCGTCTCTCGCTTTCGCCCAGGCGCTCTTCAGGGCCTCGAGCTCCTTGCTGCGGCCGAACATCGAGAACGCCGGTCGCGACGCGACCCGCGGCGGCAGCGGGATGCCCGCATTCGGCTTGTCGCTCCCAGGCGACGGCGCAGGCGACGACCGGCTCGGGTAGCCCCTTCAGCACCACGGGACCGATCGGCGTGAAGGTGTGACCGCCGCGGCCGCGCGCGGTGAGCCGCACCAGCTCGGCGACCAGGATCTGGCCGCCCTCGGCGGTGGCGCACAGGCGTGCCGCCTCGATCACCGGCACGCCGAAGCAGTCGTTCCCCTCCCAGGTGACGTCGCCCAGGCTGATGCCGATGCGCACCGAGAGCGATGGCCCCGAGCTCCGCCGGCTGTGTGCATCGACGGCCTGCTGCATGGCGACCGCCGCGCTCACGGCGTCCGCGGCGCCGGAGAAGGTCGCCATGATGCCGTCGCCGGTGTTCTTCACCACGGTTCCGTGGTGGGCGGCGACGGCGTCGGTGAGCAGACGATCGTGCGTGCGGCGGAGTTCCTCGGCGGCCGCCTCACCGATCTGCGTGCGCACCGCGGTCGATCCGACCAGATCGGTGAAGAGGATCGTCGCCGTTGTGATCTGCTGGTCGGACATACGGGCGAAGATCCCTCGCTATTCCCTCGCGTGCAGAAAAGGCCGCCTCGCCGGAAGGATCACGATGTGGGACGATGCGGGCCAAAAAACGGCTGCAACTTTATAGCGTTACAGACGGTGGTCCGTCGATGATCGGATCCGACAAGCGATTGATCTTTTCTGCCAGCCGAACGCGGGACGGCGCCGTGCGCAGCGCATGCGCGCTGCCTTGCCCGAGCGCACCCCTTTGGTAGGGACGACGCGAGCGAGGATGCACGAGTCCGCAACCGCGAGCACGGCGCAGCGCTTTCCCTGGCACGCTTACCTGGTGCTGATCCGCCCGAGCCGCATCGCCCGCGCGCTCGACGCGATCCGTGCGAGCGGCATCGTCGACCCGGTGCCGAATCTGTTCCAGATCGAGCTCGGCGTGCTGCGCATGTGGCACCGGATCGTCTTTCGCTCCGAGACGATCGGCACGACGACCGAGTTCCCGGTGCGCGACGATCCCTGGGCCCGGCTCCTCGAGCGGCGCTGGCTCCGCTTTCCTTTTCTATTGTGGGAGGGCTCGGTGGTGCCGTGGGACCTCTCGGGTCTGCTGAGCGACCCCGAGCGGCTCATGACGCACCTGCTCGGCACGCACCACGACGGCCTGCAGTTCGTCTACGACATGCAGATCCTGACCGCGTACCCCGGCGCGCTCGAGGAGCTGCGCGACCGCGCGCGTGCGGTCGTCGAGCAGCACACGCGTCGCCACCGCCGGCTCAGGAACCTCTGCGTCTACGAGCGCTACCACGAGACGCTGCTCGAGGTGGTCGAGCGCGCGCTGCAGGAAGGGATCACGCTGCCGCCCGATGAGGCCAACGACCCCGACATCTCGTTCCTCGCCCACCTCCGCTGGTGCGCGATGCAGCCCGCAACGCCGCGCGAGGCGTGGCGCGCGTGGCGCGAAGGGCGCTTGACGTTCGCGCCGTGCCGCCTCCCGTCGCCGGCCGCGGCGTCGCAATGACCGCCGAAGAATTGCTCGGCGCC
This window of the Candidatus Binatia bacterium genome carries:
- a CDS encoding alpha/beta fold hydrolase, with the translated sequence MTTEKTPPAPFPLSRQASALADGASYDLVVVGSGYGAAVVAYRAACAGKRVCVLERGREILPKAWGDDAQPSYPSTLTDVWSETQIRTDTLDYPEKNSARLFDLRIGDDVSVLVGCGLGGTSLINANVALRPDPAVFTQPPWPKEIAADPRLDEFFRKAEQCLGSNPYPQPNGDRSPAGNGYPKLPKVAAMETAAKALGLPFSCPPINVSFEKKPNAFGVPQEACVLCGDCVTGCNYGAKNTTLMNYLPGAKKHGAEIFTMACVESVALVDGTWQVELLDCAGSTARPLTVRASSVVLGAGTLGSTEILLRSKAKGLAVSDQLGARFSTNGDALAWGYDLDWPANDGGLLAAAGDHRQPVYAVGAGSRLTPGTTTEPAREAWLRPGPCIAGLIDARKKLDARTNEPPAAEDAGCIIEEGVIPGAFAEVAPALGFFGDALAGDFFRYGDGRLRLQDAQAIATAIRENPAGIGEQAYRGPLSRTLSYLVMSRDDASGRLVLENDRVRVRWPGAGKERVFRRDDRTLRKVNEVLRGNFLPDPLWSDALGRQLITVHPLGGCPMAENGAEGVVNHQGRVFTGAGTEVYPSLFVCDGSIIPTALGVNPLLTITALAERTAEFVLQQLQQTSSVAAPPAASVAPVAASETRPMTPTLALDDAQEKLKDYLMTLLRPWVAAEAETAVSAALAALPGDGAVIDAQAKEELVKQKTTEIMDDLEARFLMPLATTAVALLRCLSSPSSPESEKSRLQEAVAGQVLRLVERLPAGFSPSFSFTERMSGWVSAVPLPHEPKDRPHQPTDPSHAPKDRPPQIENIDAISDPFEIASRYGQAAGASAYMVAELTISTNDLHTRATQPRSPMSDAERQAYRWQITGTVTCPDVSPEPLEVRPERSYLELLQADPHRVETWVMTYHLEFAAKAGMGGTMLDGYKILRRRSGSTPWTDLTTLFVTVTQAGKPTRHGILRLSLQDLAAQATTMTATQNADSVIGRLQSLLKCLGVWDASWDRIVGLVNAYFLAELAGLFGEVVMRAYGGLLADLENFPAQDDAVRPRRALRPSTLAPEQHPLTTADGGEIQLTRYEAPSNASGKLLPVVLAPGFMVAASSFAADTVDTNLVEYLHAAGYDVWLLDYRGSPALPTPSPFTVDDLAQYDWPAAVEYVCAIAGRPQVNVIAHCVGSLSFLMALLRPEAGQSGGLCSKIARAVCSQTTLHPVSNWLNGVKIDLDVLGVLRDTFGVEQIDLRSSTTTESRTIDAFLWGVPVPPGEECLNPLCRRVFAVFGPSWAHAQLNAATHNALLEWFGAAYAAPLEQIVEIMKRRRAVDRHGRDVYLPNHRNLANVPITFIAGELNQIFTPESSLITLEWLRHVNPNGTYARKVFPGYAHMDFFVGRNASDDVFPYLVKALGGVPPARIGVR
- a CDS encoding acyl-CoA thioesterase, whose product is MSSVVPPLTHELFDLRETHNPHRWVLPVETRICVGPPENKFLFGGVGLAASIAAMERTTGRPAIWATAQYLAYAKPGEYLDVDVIVPKQGKHVTQARVVGHVGDREILTVNAALGARPQNVSAQWAQMPDVPPPDECEPMPHFDAQTRDLHHQFDMRVAKGRYGNKRKGELSKDGHAVLWGRPRERRPVTSGLLAIIADYVPSATGHALGRLAGANSLDNTIRIRELRETEWMCCDIRIHGVHAGFVHGRMHIFAEDGTLMATASQSGILRLWDEDA
- a CDS encoding AAA family ATPase, with amino-acid sequence MFGRSKELEALKSAWAKARDGQRQIVLLAGEPGIGKTRLAIETARAAHAEGGTVLFGTCDEDVGMPYRPFVEALRHYVAHASEETLATHVASHGGELTRIVPELARRVPNLPAPQKAEAETERYLLFEAVTGLLSAASQESPIVLILDDLHWAGMPELLLLKHMIRAALPMRLLVIGTYRDTDLMRTHPLTAVLADLRRENEVRRLSLQGLDDMAVETLVRAVARHDLDESWISLAHAIRRETEGNPFFIGEVIRHLSESGAFFQEGERWKYRGTIEALGIPEGVREVIGRRLSRLSETTNRILSLGAVIGRQFDVALLSRVAETSEDAVLDALDEATAAALVREVTGGQFVFRHALIRTTLYEELSATRRARLHRRVAEALEDLVQGAPDARVEELAYHWLAATEAVDAAKAVAYARQAAERALAGLAFEEAAEYYERALGVWTPRDRAGEALRCDLLIGLGDAQRRAGNPQYRATVQQAVDAARALGDGERLARAVLTTARPGGFNASSDVIDRELIALYEEAAAALGDGDSLLRARVLGQLAVELLHTHEQERRNSLTREAVAIARRIGDRLGLAQVLVLRIVAISNPFTLAERLTLLEELTSLAEELGNRELACSAAYHRTVALLEAGDIAGAEASLAELERLATELRQPFFGWVARLGAAMLAGLRGDPDTERLAIAAFEFGVAGGQPEAATALGGQLFICG